In the genome of Dickeya fangzhongdai, one region contains:
- a CDS encoding lysozyme inhibitor LprI family protein yields the protein MKFIIFVVLFLSFSSQAKDIQSCYDKKVTAYIQSCMEALAHDENKKYHDEYDSFIKSIRREDLANYNDFIESTNSAKVFWEKYIASECQAEGLLNIKDSPAYAIAYNECMIKAYRIRVTFYKNYPF from the coding sequence ATGAAATTTATAATTTTTGTTGTTTTATTTTTATCATTCTCATCTCAGGCAAAAGACATTCAATCCTGTTATGACAAAAAAGTGACGGCGTATATTCAGAGTTGCATGGAGGCTTTAGCTCATGATGAGAATAAAAAATACCATGATGAATATGATAGTTTCATCAAAAGTATTCGTCGTGAAGATTTAGCTAATTATAATGATTTTATTGAATCGACTAATAGTGCTAAAGTTTTTTGGGAAAAATATATTGCCAGTGAGTGCCAGGCTGAAGGGTTGTTAAACATCAAAGACTCTCCAGCTTACGCTATCGCTTATAATGAGTGCATGATTAAAGCTTACAGAATCAGAGTGACTTTTTATAAAAATTATCCATTCTGA
- a CDS encoding proteasome-type protease — MTYCVAMRLSDGLVFASDSRTNAGVDHIATFRKLHVFRQEGERVLVLQSAGNLATTQSIISLLNARIQDQHTPNLMQVSTLYDAATLVGETVREVIHRDSQAQQNGSSTNFGCNLLLGGQIGDETPRLFHIYPEGNFIEATVDTPYFQIGESKYGKPIIDRVLTADTSLEQAMCCALISIDSTLRSNLSVGLPLDVMIYRTGSFDASEQHRITESDPYFVAIRKAWSEGLLNTFRQLPPFPAQG, encoded by the coding sequence ATGACCTACTGTGTGGCCATGCGTCTGTCTGACGGTCTGGTTTTCGCTTCCGACTCCCGCACCAACGCGGGGGTCGACCACATCGCAACCTTCAGAAAGCTCCATGTGTTCCGTCAGGAAGGCGAACGGGTGCTGGTGCTACAGTCCGCCGGCAATCTCGCCACCACCCAGAGCATCATCAGCCTGCTGAACGCCCGCATTCAGGACCAGCACACGCCGAACCTGATGCAGGTCAGCACGCTGTACGACGCCGCCACGCTGGTGGGCGAAACCGTGCGCGAGGTCATTCACCGCGACAGCCAGGCCCAGCAAAACGGCAGCAGCACCAATTTCGGCTGCAACCTACTGCTGGGCGGTCAGATTGGCGACGAAACGCCGCGGCTGTTCCACATCTATCCGGAAGGCAATTTTATCGAAGCCACCGTCGATACCCCCTACTTTCAGATCGGCGAAAGCAAGTACGGCAAACCGATTATCGACCGGGTACTGACGGCGGACACCTCGCTGGAACAGGCGATGTGCTGCGCGCTGATTTCCATCGACTCCACGCTGCGCAGCAACCTATCGGTCGGCCTGCCGCTGGACGTGATGATTTATCGCACCGGCAGCTTCGATGCCAGCGAACAGCACCGCATCACCGAAAGCGACCCTTACTTCGTCGCCATCCGCAAAGCCTGGTCGGAAGGCCTATTGAATACCTTTCGGCAACTGCCGCCGTTTCCGGCGCAGGGATAA